One region of Primulina tabacum isolate GXHZ01 chromosome 17, ASM2559414v2, whole genome shotgun sequence genomic DNA includes:
- the LOC142530794 gene encoding UTP--glucose-1-phosphate uridylyltransferase-like, whose product MSFHSVVIQKLLSTNAHLGRRVTEHHFKIFSEGTRNSISVIDSDKTLICIRNACNFIGQLARNNARFLFVNTNSLFDEIISQMTEITKIKNDTTWRLGGFLTNSSSPKKFRGRNKKFNLGAVQAPDCIVIFDSERKSSVIREADKLQIPVVGLVDSSMPWDTYKKITYPVPANDSVEFVYLFCNLMTKTILKEQKRAMAEEGESTTREEDVQQNDQTVMKDKFVVFPYENLKAVPDDIQETMQLLNKLVVLKFNSILGDKMGFKTPKCVMEIAHGLTCLDLIVNQIDGLNVKYGCNIPLILVNETSAHDGIMKVLAKRSNKNIHAVTMSQSQESTSNVVPPPAEGEDGKNQMGSLNLAKVFLQLVPSGKLDIMFSQGKEYILILSSDNLAHVVDRKILNHLLQNNIEYCVEVMAKSSELEGNDSLQKKEDFKTPLPKMNWKFIDTMWINMNSIGSLVARRAAREDFTISRLFDESFALSVPKSRYLPVEATSDLLLLKSDLYTLMDGILTRNTARENPADPTIELGPEFENVDDFRRRFKSVPSVVGLESLKVTGDVWFGAGITLKGKVSIHARLDMKIVIPDKMVLENTIITSQGDIGGGSS is encoded by the exons ATGTCTTTCCATTCCGTCGTAATCCAGAAACTTCTCAGCACAAATGCTCATCTCGGCCGCCGCGTGACGGAGCACCATTTCAAAATCTTCTCCGAAGGCACCCGCAACTCCATTAGCGTCATAGATTCCGACAAGACCCTCATCTGCATTCGAAATGCCTGCAACTTCATCGGCCAGCTTGCTCGCAACAATGCTCGATTCCTCTTCGTCAATACAAACTCTCTATTCGACGAGATAATATCCCAGATGACAGAGATCACGAAAATTAAGAATGATACAACTTGGCGTCTTGGAGGCTTTTTAACAAATAGTTCGAGTCCAAAGAAGTTTCGGGGCAGAAACAAGAAATTTAATCTTGGCGCGGTGCAAGCTCCAGATTGTATAGTTATTTTTGATTCGGAGAGGAAGAGTTCGGTGATCAGGGAGGCGGATAAGCTGCAGATTCCCGTTGTTGGGCTGGTGGATTCCAGTATGCCTTGGGATACTTATAAGAAAATTACTTACCCGGTTCCTGCAAATGATTCAGTGGAGTTTGTGTATTTGTTTTGTAATTTGATGACTAAAACTATCTTGAAAGAGCAAAAGAGAGCAATGGCGGAGGAGGGGGAATCAACAACACG AGAGGAGGACGTTCAACAAAATGACCAGACTGTTATGAAGGACAAATTTGTTGTCTTTCCTTATGAAAACTTGAAGGCAGTTCCTGATG ATATACAAGAAACCATGCAGCTTTTGAACAAACTTGTCGTATTGAAGTTTAATAGCATTTTGGGAGATAAGATGGGCTTTAAAACCCCCAA GTGTGTTATGGAAATTGCTCACGGCTTAACATGCTTGGACTTGATTGTCAACCAAATCGAT GGTCTCAATGTAAAGTACGGATGCAACATTCCTTTGATTTTGGTTAATGAAACTAGTGCACATGATGGTATAATGAAG GTCTTGGCAAAGCGCTCAAATAAGAACATCCATGCTGTGACGATG AGTCAATCCCAAGAAAGTACAAGTAATGTTGTGCCTCCACCAGCTGAAGGGGAAGATGGCAAGAATCAAAT GGGTTCTTTGAACCTTGCCAAGGTCTTCCTCCAGCTGGTGCCCAGTGGAAAGTTGGATATAATGTTCTCTCAG GGTAAAGAGTATATCTTGATTTTGAGTTCTGATAACCTTGCTCATGTTGTCGACAGAA AGATTCTAAACCATTTACTTCAAAACAATATCGAATACTGTGTGGAG GTGATGGCAAAATCCTCTGAACTAGAAGGGAATGACAGTTTGCAGAAGAAAGAAGATTTTAAG ACTCCATTGCCAAAGATGAACTGGAAATTCATTGACACAAT GTGGATAAATATGAATTCCATTGGAAGCCTGGTGGCAAGACGTGCTGCGAGAGAGGACTTTACCATTTCAAGG CTATTTGATGAGTCTTTTGCTCTAAGTGTTCCAAAGTCGAGATATCTTCCAGTTGAGGCCACATCAGACCTACTTCTGCTAAAG TCGGATTTGTACACCCTTATGGATGGCATCTTGACAAGGAATACTGCCAGAGAAAATCCTGCAGATCCTACCATTGAACTAGGACCAGAATTTGAAAAT GTCGATGACTTTCGTAGACGCTTCAAGTCAGTTCCTAGTGTTGTTGGGCTTGAAAGCTTGAAGGTGACCGGTGATGTTTGGTTTGGAGCTGGTATTACTCTCAAG GGAAAAGTCAGCATCCATGCCCGACTAGATATGAAAATAGTAATTCCGGATAAAATGGTGCTGGAAAATACG ATAATTACCAGTCAAGGAGACATTGGAGGAGGATCTTCATAG
- the LOC142530795 gene encoding uncharacterized protein LOC142530795, translating into MLGTCWVNYRNSMLPRRMVNQEARTEDMEHREEERANPPPPPPDMQAQMLAGMTQFFAQFAGNQAAAVGAGARPQPEAVYERFRRMSPKEFSGTTDPMVAEGWIKSIEVIFDFMELADADRVRCAIFLLTGEARLWWESASVAVNLQVLPWNGFKEVFYSKYFTEEVRTRLTNEFMTLRQGDSSVADFVRKFEKGCHFVPLIANDVQAKLRHFLNGLRPILRRDVRVAGPTSYVVAVSRALAAEQDQRDIEADRQGKRPYQAPPQHQQQQQQRPQFKRPFQGPPGKKPYPGPPKGKGPIQQQGAPQKPGNFPVCQKCNRQHPGQCLWGSGKCFKCGATDHMLKECPQWKQPTQGRVFAMHAQEADPDTTLLTGDYVDEETGGGDQGAGLD; encoded by the exons ATGTTGggtacgtgttgggtaaattataGGAACAGTATGCTTCCTAGACGTATGGTTAACCAGGAAGCTAGGACTGAGGACATGGAGCACCGAGAGGAAGAAAGAGCAAATCCTCCGCCACCACCTCCagacatgcaggcacagatgcttgcaggcatgacgcagttcttcgcacagtttgcggggaaccaggctgcagCAGTAGGTGCAGGGGCAAGGCCCCAACCAGAGGCAGTATATGAGAGGTTTCGGAGGAtgagtccgaaggagttttcgggtactactgacccgatggtcgctgagggatggatcaagtcCATCGAAGTAATTTTCGACTTTATGGAGCTGGCAGATGCTGATAGGGTCCGTTGTGCCATCTTCTTATTGACTGGAGAGGCCagattatggtgggagagtgcatcaGTGGCAGTCAATTTGCAGGTGCTGCCTTGGAATGGTTTtaaggaggtcttctactccaagtacttcactgaggaagtacgaacCAGACTCACCAACGAgtttatgacgctgcgacaggggGACAGTAGCGTGGCAGATTTTGTTAGGAAGTTTGAGAAGGGAtgtcacttcgtgcccctcATTGCTAATGATGTCCAGGCGAAGTTGAGGCACTTCTTAaatggtttgcggccgatcctGCGCCGTGACGTGAGGGTAGCTGGCCCTACTTCTTATGTAGTTGCTGTCTCTAGAGCTCtggcggcagagcaagaccagcgAGATATTGAGGcggacaggcagggcaagaggccctatcaggcaccaccgCAACACCAGCAGCAACAACAGCAGAGAccccagtttaagaggccgtttCAGGGGCCGCCTGGGAAAAAGCCATATCcaggaccgccaaagggcaagggtccaattcagcagcaaggggcgcctcagaagcccggtaACTTCCCAGTGTGCCAGAAGTGCAATCGCCAGCATCCCGGACAGTGCCTATGGGGATCcgggaaatgttttaaatgtggggCTACAGATCACATGCTGAAAGAGTGTccacagtggaagcagccaacccagggaagggtattcgccatgcatgctcaggaggcggaCCCAGACACCACCTTACTGACTG gtgactatgttgatgaggagacgggaggtggcgaccaaggggcaggcttggactga